Genomic DNA from Magnolia sinica isolate HGM2019 chromosome 4, MsV1, whole genome shotgun sequence:
tgatgtttatgtgaaatctacccaTCCCCTGTTAGGCCCAACACAACAAACTCAGCTATTCCTgtggaccattagatgtgtaatcccatgttagATCCAGGGTTAAAAAATCAGCATGCCCTGTGATTCAGattggccacaccaaaggaaacagtcgTGGGCCATTTATCTCCTTATAACCATTTTGTTTCATGCcatggatggcatagatggatGATCTAGATCAATTTTCTTGGCAGTGCATCCATAATCATGTCTGTCATTCCGTGGATAGATGTTGAAGTGTCGATTGATATTTGCAGATCAAAGAAATGGCTGATGCAGTCGTTAGTGTCTTCTTGGAGAAATTGGTTAATGCTCTAGCAGAGGAGCATCGAACCGTGATTGAATTCCAAGAGCAGTTTGAGAGGATGAAGAGGCAGCTTCAGCTCATGCAGAGTTTTCTCAAAGATGCTGATAGGATGAAACGGAAGAACCAAACTCTTCATACAATAATGAAAGACCTCAGAGAGTTGGTTTATGATGCTGAAGATATATTGGCAGATTGCCAAACTCGACTCAACGAGGAGACTGAGATCGCAGGGAGCTGTTTGATCTGCTTCTCTCCTACAGAAATTCCGTTCCTCTCGCAAACAGGAAAGCGATTGAAGGAAATCAACAAGAAAATTGGTGAGATAAGAGAAGACATGAGGTCTTACCTAGCTCCTCTGCCTGTCAGTCAGACAAGTGCAGAGGACTACAGGAATGAGGTTCAAAGATGGAGCTCGCCGATCTTCGACCAGACCCAGATTGTCGGATTGGAAGAAGATGCAATGAAGATCAAAGGGTGGCTATTTCAAGCAAACGATGGGTTGAATGCCATTGCATTTCAAGCAAATGATGGGTTGAATGCCATTGTATGTCAAGCAAATGTTGGGTTGAATGCCATCGGTATCGTTGGCATGGGCGGTCTGGGTAAAACTACCACTGCTCAAAAGGTATTCAACGATCGGGAGGTGGAAGATCACTTCGATAGGAGAATGTGGGTGTCTGTTTCTCAAACATTCAGCGAAGAAGAGATCATGAGAAGTATGTTGAAGAACTTGGGCGACGCTAGTCTGGGAGACAGTCGAGGTGAATTATTGAATAAGATTCACCAATATCTATTGGGAAAGCGGTATTTGATAGTCATGGATGATGTTTGGAGCTTAGAAAATGGCTGGTGGGCACGGCTATGCGATGGGTTGCCTAAAGGAAATGGGAGTGGCATCATCATCACTACAAGAATTGAAGAAGTCGCACGGAAGATGGGAGTCGTCAAAGGTCGAATCCATCAACCCAGTTTGCTCTCCAAGGAGCTAAGTTGGTTGCTGTTTTCCAAGATAGCATTTGCTGGAAGCCAAGGCGAGTGTCAATATCCAGAATTGGAAGATGTCGGGAAGGAAATGGTCGAGAAATGTGGAGGGCTTCCACTAGCAATCAAGGCAGTTGGAGGGATAATGTTGTGTAAATCCCCTTCTTTCGATGAATGGAGACGAATTGCAGATAATTTCCGTGATGAATTGGCAGAGAACGATGATTCGGTTATGGCTTCTTTGCAGCTGAGCTACGATGAACTCCCAGCTCATCTCAAGTCATGTTTCTTGTCTTTCTCCATCTATCCAGAAGATTGTGTGATATTGAAGGAGCAGTTGGTTCATTGGTGGATTGGAGAGGGTTTTGTTCCCACAAGAAATGGCCGTTTAACAATCGAGTTGGGAGAAGCTTGTTTCTTGGGGCTGAGGAACCGATGCTTGGTGGAAGCAGCCGACAAGAGCTACCATGGGAAAGTTCTCACCTGCAAAATTCATGATTTGGTGCGTGATTTGGTGATTAAGATTGCGAAGGAAGAGGGGTTTTGTCAGTTAAACAGTGCTCGTTCCCGTCGTCTGGGTCTCCGAAGCGACATCAATGGGAGGCTCTTGCAAACCAATTCTAAGCTACGGGCATTGTTGTCGACGACGAAAACAGGTGAAGCTAACAAGGTCAGTTCGAGCGCTGCAAGAAGGTTCCGCGAAATTCAATACCTGAGGGTGTTGGATCTTTCAAAATCGATATTCGATACACACCTTAAAGATATCTTCAGTCAGATGGGATCCCTCAAACTCTTAACATATCTCAGCCTGCAGAACACCCACCCAATGATTGAAGTCCCTCACTCCATCGGAAAGCTCAGCAACCTTCAGGTGTTGGATCTAAGCTATTGCCACAATCTCAAAACACTTCCTACATATATCACAACATTGGAGAAGCTAACCATCTTAGATGTGAGCAATTGTGGCTCGCTTGAATACATGCCTGAAGGTTTGGGAAAGCTTTCCAATCTTCAGGTGTTGCTGGGCTTCAAACCTTCGGGACCAAGCTGTTCAGATGGTTGCCGGGTTGCAGAGCTGAAGAGACTCACTCAACTCAAGACCCTTGAGATGCGAATAACACGTGGCAATGAAATCGCATATGATGAGCTGGGTGTATTATCGCACCTCCAACAACTGCAATTTCTAACCATAGATTGCTTCGACAGTCATGGGAGTGATCTTGCAGGGAAGCTGGATAAACTCTCTTTTCCTCAACAGCTTCATGAGCTCTCTATTAAATTCTTTCCAGGAGAGCTAACGCCTGCTTGGCTCAACCCCATCTCCCATCCCAGGTTACAGTATCTTTCTATTTCTTCGGCGAATTTCTCTCACATGAATCCAAGGTTTTGGGGTACAGATACTAGTGTTTGGAAGCTGCAGGGCCTGATGTTGGAATCGCTATCAGACTTGGAAGAGGAGTGGTCGAAGGTGCATCAGGCAATGCCATCCCTCAGAATCATGAGTGTTAGCTGGTGTCCGAAGTTGGAGTCATTCCCCGTCGAAGACTTCGGTTTTAAAGGGGGTGTatggagaagggaagaagaaaggcGGTAGAAGAAATGAGAGTGGCTACTCTTCTCTCTACCAACATAAAACTACCATATTAATGTGTTGATTGCTATTTCCTTGCCGTCCATTTCTTTTCGTTAATGTGTTGATTGCTATTTcctcaccatccattccttttcagcatttgattttcaccatttaagttTTTATCACTATAAAGATTCATATCGTATTATTATTTTGATTCTCCTCTTGTATTCTTCCTCAAGGATTGTATTATTGTTGTAATTGTCCTCTTGTATTCTTCCTCAAGGATTGTATTATTGTTGTAATCGTCTCCTCTTTTATTCTTCTTCAAGGAAGCATTTTTAGAGAATGGAAATGATCaaaatctgtttttctttttatcCGCAGCAAAAGGattcattggaaaaaaaaaggtaaatacAAATAAGCCGAAACAGAAACAATGCAGTACTAGGGACCTTAAACAAGACCTTAAACTGCAAGCTAGCCAGGATCAGACTTGCATTGAGGTCTTCAGAGATCATCTTGATATGTGAAGGTCATGACTATGCATTTGATCATTTGTGACTGTTAATCCAGTGGGCCATCACCTGGTAAAAATTGCAGTGAATCATTATCTTACAGTTAGATTGTTACAGTTTCGCCCATTAAATGTGGACTCCTTTTTTTATGTCTGAAGCCTTGAAAATTTCTATCAACCCTCCATTTTTAGTTGGCTAAACAGATGAGACATCTATGGTCAGTCGATtcattgcccaccaaatcaatgaTTCAGCTCAAAATGAACATATGCAATGTGCACAGTTAACATGTCTCCAATTGCTTTGCAGAATTCCTTGTAGCCAATCCATTTGCTAGCAATTCATCAGCTAACTTGCATAAATGGAAAACCCAGGTGGGGGACattttctgtggcccccaccagtGGATGATGGCCCATTCAACAAAAGGGAGCTTTGGCAACTAAAAACTTCCAGGTGAGGTTTTAGTGCCTGGAGCATCCTGGGGGGCCATAATGTCGACGGTATGGATCTCTGGTTCGTGAGCCCCACTTGTTCAAGACAGGAAACCCCTGTGTACTGTGGATCTTCTGGGTATAGCTCAAAAGCGGAAAACTCAATTCAACTAGATGTCTAGCTACGATGGGTCGACCCGAAGATTCAACTCGAGTCAACATTTAATTACTAATTAGATAAGAGTATTTAAATAATAGCACCTATTTAAATTGTatgaatataaaataaaataaaaaggggatTTTTATGGCAAAATGCCTTTAGgatttggattttaccaaatagtgcctcTAGGTACCCAAATTCTTGGAGTGTTTTTTCTGATGCAAAATCATAATGCTGCcctctgttttttttctttataaagtGGAGAATCTAAATTTATGGGGTGCACTTAGTATGTGTCtgacatctaacccgtccaaCAAATGCACACCAACAAAATTATTAGGCTAACAAAAAATATGGAGAATCTAATTATAAGGTGGGTCAatctataaaaaataatatacaccactcaaaaaatctaaatttgatcagcttgattttttgttTATACCATCGCTATGGTGGGTTGCATatattggatggcttggatattataTACATACCACATGAGTCTCACAAGTCTCGACTTTTGctatattttttaagaaaaatttagatgAGAGCATTTGTATAATTTCCTTCCTCAAAAAGTACCTCCTTATAATATCTAATCTTTCAGGCATTATTTAGTAAAATGATAATTCCTGAAGAATTTTGCAGTAAAATTCTCTAGAAAAGTTAAACTTTGAAAGCCAAGTGCATAGATTGGTGGTAAGAAAAGCACGGGCTTGAATCTCACCCTCTCCCTTTCATTTTATGAAAAGCAATCACCTAGCAGAGTTACTGTAACTAGTCTCATCGAGTTGACCAAGTCTCAATAGAGTCAAGCTCGCCAGCGAGTTTCAGGgtgactcagctcaaaatctcaTCGACTTGACTCAGACAAGTTTCTGCGATTAAAGGATGTGCAACGGCAcacttttcacaattttcaatccTAAAAAGTGGGACTTATGGTTCAGTAACCTGGACCGTTGGTCCACTGAGTCCCACCATAggtggaccatgcccaaaaaatcACTTTAATTGTGCAGCCTCCAAATGGTCCACAATCAACTGAAAAATTccaagatggatggttaggatcttcaaaTATGGCTTATTTTGggcacatggtccatccatggtaggaCAGAGATTAAGGAAGCTTGGGTATTTGTCAGAAATGAAAACCCAAGTATACTGTGCACAACTCCACTCTCTCCAAGATTTTGTAATCTTTGAAAACGGTCCCACCTTACTCCCCTCGTTCATGAACCTTCTAGCGACTCTTCGGGCTACTCACAACCACATATTTTTCAGGATGGCCTTGTGTTCTCAGTCTGGAAGAAGAAAAATGCATATTAAAGTCCCCATTTCCTACCATGGGTCTCCTCTCCAGCATCTCCACTGCATACGTGGCACAATTTTTTATGTTAATCGGAACCACTAGATTGACAACCCACCAAcaatccaaaaaataataatcaaactGAGGTAAGAATCCAAGCCATCTTCTCACCGTTGATCATTTATTTGCTCAGCATATTATTAACTGTCCATTTCTGGATTGCTAATGCCAAGGCCACGATAACCCAATCACACTGACTTCTGAGCTTCGGCCCTTTCATGGGGTGGTCCACTAGAAACACTTACAATAATCTCATAGTAGTTTCCACCAATGACAAATatcgaaaaaataaataaaaatctctcCAGTTTTCAATTTGCGCAATTTGCAATCTGATTACAGCTTACCACCTCCTTCAATGATGTTCACATGCAAGACTTTTATCTTCTTTTAACCAGGAACAACAGTATCCTGTGAAGCAATATGCCACCGTCCACGTGTGTGGCCCCTCGACGAGTCTTCATACTTGGAGAAGCATATCCCATTGCCCCTGGCATGGACCTACACAGATTCTTTTCAGTGTCCAACTCAGACTCCACGGCACGTCCAAGTGTATGGCTAGCAGAGGCTAACAATCTTCTAATTTGGACTCACATCTCTCATTGCCCTTGACATGGAGCAATGTAGAGTCTTTCAGTAGCCATCACTGTCGAAATGAGTATCAACAACCCTCTACTTTCACAAATCAGCACCCTCTAGACCCTTCAAGAAAGAAACAAAGATCCAAAGCTAACGAAAGAGCTAGAAGCATCACACTGCTCTATTAATTAACCATTTGACATTTCCCTCAAAACCACCTACTGGCATTACTTGAAACTCTCCAAACAGAACAAAACCCAACATTTCAAAGTTCCTGACTCCAtcgttcaaaaacccaaaacagcTCATAAATCTAATCTGAGGGGGGGAAATGGCATCCACCTTATCCCTATCGATTTCCCATCTACCCATCTGCAAATCACAAGACCATTCCAAGGAAAGCTTTCCTAAAACCACTGCTAGAGAAAACCTGAATACCAGAACATCTTCAGATGTCAACTACAGCAGAAGGGGCTTCCTAAAATCTACTGGTTT
This window encodes:
- the LOC131242091 gene encoding disease resistance RPP13-like protein 4, with protein sequence MADAVVSVFLEKLVNALAEEHRTVIEFQEQFERMKRQLQLMQSFLKDADRMKRKNQTLHTIMKDLRELVYDAEDILADCQTRLNEETEIAGSCLICFSPTEIPFLSQTGKRLKEINKKIGEIREDMRSYLAPLPVSQTSAEDYRNEVQRWSSPIFDQTQIVGLEEDAMKIKGWLFQANDGLNAIAFQANDGLNAIVCQANVGLNAIGIVGMGGLGKTTTAQKVFNDREVEDHFDRRMWVSVSQTFSEEEIMRSMLKNLGDASLGDSRGELLNKIHQYLLGKRYLIVMDDVWSLENGWWARLCDGLPKGNGSGIIITTRIEEVARKMGVVKGRIHQPSLLSKELSWLLFSKIAFAGSQGECQYPELEDVGKEMVEKCGGLPLAIKAVGGIMLCKSPSFDEWRRIADNFRDELAENDDSVMASLQLSYDELPAHLKSCFLSFSIYPEDCVILKEQLVHWWIGEGFVPTRNGRLTIELGEACFLGLRNRCLVEAADKSYHGKVLTCKIHDLVRDLVIKIAKEEGFCQLNSARSRRLGLRSDINGRLLQTNSKLRALLSTTKTGEANKVSSSAARRFREIQYLRVLDLSKSIFDTHLKDIFSQMGSLKLLTYLSLQNTHPMIEVPHSIGKLSNLQVLDLSYCHNLKTLPTYITTLEKLTILDVSNCGSLEYMPEGLGKLSNLQVLLGFKPSGPSCSDGCRVAELKRLTQLKTLEMRITRGNEIAYDELGVLSHLQQLQFLTIDCFDSHGSDLAGKLDKLSFPQQLHELSIKFFPGELTPAWLNPISHPRLQYLSISSANFSHMNPRFWGTDTSVWKLQGLMLESLSDLEEEWSKVHQAMPSLRIMSVSWCPKLESFPVEDFGFKGGVWRREEERR